The window TGACGCGAGCCTCCCACCAAGCCGCGTGGATCTTCTTGACGGCATCTGACCAACCAGCTTCGGCCTCGCGCGGGATCTGCCACTCCTCCCAAGACTGCTTCTGCGCTTTGTTCAGATTGGCACGCAACGGCTCCAGCGTCGCCTGCCAGCGTTCCCAGATCTCGTCGATGGCAGCGTTCTTGGCGATGGAACCTAATGTTATGCGAGCGGCGCGCTCGTAAACGAAGCCCTGTCGGATGTCGCCGTTTGTCGGCGTGCCGGGTTGTAATTTGCCGGAAACTTCCTGCCCCTTGTCGCGACCTTCCTTGCTGTCGGCGAGCAGGTAATAAGGGTAGCGCGTGCTCATCAGGCGCGTGCGGGCGAGGGCCAACGCAACGCGCGATGTATCGATGGTGATCCAGCGGCGGCCCCACTGCTCGGCGACTGTCGCGGTCGTGCCTGAGCCGCAGGTCGGATCGAGAACGAGGTCGCCAGGATCGGTGGTCATCAGGATGCAGCGCTCTACGATCCGGGGGTTCGTCTCTACGACGTATCGGCGATCAGTTGCTCCGCCGAAATCGGTCCAAACATTATTGATTGTGTACCCGGGAAAATCGGACAATTTGCGCATGTAGCGAAGCGCATTGGCCTGGGGAACTAGGCGGTTTGCGGCAGCCAGACGGCGCATACCTTCTTGGCTAGTTTTCCAAATGCTCTTGGACGTCGGCAAGAAGCTCCTGCCTACAATTGACACCTCAAACCACGACGCTGCTCCAGCACTCTTCAGACTTCCATGGCTTCCTGTTGATTGGAGCTGGTCAGCTGTAAACAAGTCAGCGCCCTCTGGAAGCGATCCCGCGCGTTCGTCAGGCGTTGCCGATCGTGTAGCGCCGTCATGCAGCAAAAGCTGATTGTAATGAGCTGATCCTCCGCCCCCAGCGGCTTTGACCTTGAAGACTGGCGGTATTTTAGTTGCGCACGAGCGCGCGCAAACCAAAGGATATAATCTGCGACGCCTGCAAGATAGTCACCTGTAGCCGAGCTTGTCTTCGTGAGCGTGATCAATGAAACAAAGTTCTCATCTCCAAAAACTTCATCCATCAAAGCCCGTACACGATGGACATTTTCATCCCCGATCTGAACGAAAATGCTCCCGCTATCTGACAGAAGTTCGCGCGCCACAGTCAGGCGGTCGCGAAGGTAGGTCAGGTAGGAATGGACACCGTCCTTCCATGTGTCGCGAAAGGCTTTTACCTGCTCTGGTTCGCGGCTGACGTCTGTCTGCTTGCCATCGACCACCGCCGTGTTCTGCGTCGATACCTGCCAGTTCGAGTTAAACTTGATGCCGTAAGGCGGATCGAAATAGATGCATTGCACCTTGCCGCGCAGGCTCTCCCGCTCGGCAAGGCTTGCCATCACCGCCAAGCTGTCGCCGAGGATCATTCGGTTCTGCCAATACTGGTCGTGCTGGTAGAACTCCGTGCGCATCTCAGGATCATTCAACCCGTTGAAGTCGTGGAAATGATCCGCGAACATCGAGAGCTGATCGTCGTCAGCGGTTTGGCCGCCCTTGCGCTTCTCCTGGCTCTGCCGCACGAGATCGTCGATGATCGCCTGCGGATGAATCTTGTCCTGGATGTAGAGCGGCGGCGCGGTGACGACGAGGTCGGACCAGTCCTGCTCATCCTTGCCGCGCCAGACGAGCTGCGCATCGCCGATCTCGATCTCGCCCTTTTCCTTCAGTTGCTCGATCTGCTTGTCCGTCAGGCGGATGCGTGCACCCTTCCAAACGATCTGCGGATCGGCGTCGGTGTTGCGGGCGCGCGTCTCGCCTTGCGCCAAGGGGCGCGAGCGACGGAACGAGATAGGCGCGCGGGGATCCAGCTCCTCCTGCTGTTCAGCGGCCGACTGGTACTCGGCCGTCGTCGACCAGCTTCGCGAATGCCTTCTCTATCTCGTACACGTCGCGGAACTCGCCGAACGCCCACCTGCCGTGGGTTTCCAGCGCGTTGACCGCGGGCACCCACATCGCACTCATTGTTTCTGCCTTGAGCTGGGCATCGAGTCCCCGAAAGCCCTTGATCTCGATGACGACGTTGAGCGGATCGTCGGACCCGTGTCCATCGGCGACCTGCACGATGAAATCCGGCAGGTACTTCTTCTGAATACCGCCGTCTCGATATGGGATCTCGAACTGGAGTCCCTGATTTTTGACGTAGGTGACCACTCTTGGATGCGCCTCGACGACACGGGCTAGCTCCGCCTCCCACTCGCTGTCGCAGACGACGTAATTGACGTGACACTTGTTGGTTTGCGTCGCGTAAAGCGTTTCCTTTGTCGTGTTGAAGGATACGTGGTTTGTCGATCCGCGCGGATTGTAGGGGTCGAGGATGGCACGCAGGCTTTTATCCTTGCCGACGGCGCGTTGGCACGCCAGGTAGATCTTGTCCGCGGCGCGGTCGGCAATCTCGATGTAGGTGACCATGCCCTCCATCGTTCCGCCCGTGCACTCGAAGTAACCCTCATCGAACCAGCGGCGCGTGACGCTCATGAGGCTCGTCATGAGGTGCATAGGCGCAGGCTCGCCCGGCTCCTTGAAGCGCGTAAAAAGCAGGTGCTTGGCGACGTGCATGACCATCGTGCTTCGGCGCATGTCGCCGAACACGCTGCTATGCTTGTCTGGTCCAATCTCGTTGCCCTGGCCAACGATGCCCTCAAGGAGAGTCCGGCATGCGCCAACCATCGCGGGGGTGCCCAGCAGCTTGGAGTCAGATGTGAACTCAGCGCGGATCGTCTCATCCGCGAGGTCCCGGCGGTAGCCGGTGACGCGCGGGAACGAGATCGCCAGCTTCTGCCGCTCCTTGATGGCCTGAATGCGTGTGGCCTTCTTCGGTTTGGTCGGCTTCGGAACGACGGGCGTGGCCGTGAAGTCGAACGGGATGCCGAGGATGTCGGCGTACTCCACCTCGAACAGGCCCTTTTCGTTGACCTCATAGGACTGGCGGCGTAGCGCGCGGCCGACGACCTGCTCACACAGAAGTTGCGTGCCGAATGCGCGGATGCCCAAGATATGGGTGACAGTGTTTGTGTCCCAGCCCTCCGTCAGCATAGACACTGACACGACACAGCGTATTTGCTCGCCTAGACGCCCTTCCTTACCGACGGTGTTCATGACCTCGCGAAGAAGGTCTGCCTCTTCGAGATTGTCGATGTCCTTCTGCGACGCGCCGCGGATGCGCATCTCGTTCTGGAACTGCGCAATCTCGGCTGCGGCAGCTTCGCGGAAGTCCTTGTCGAGCGCCCCGCCCGAGTCGATCTGCGCGCTATCAATCAAAATCGTGTTGGGTCGCGCGAGACGATTGCCGAGATTATCATAGTTTCGGAACAGCTCGAGATGTCCCGAGTGCTCGCGCACCTTCTCACCGTCTTCGCTCTCGCGCTCAAAACCTGCGATCCATTCATAGACGAGCTTCGACGTGGACGTGTTGTTGCACACGACGATGAACACCGGCGGCACCGTGATGCCAGCTCGCTTCCACTCTTCGAAAACCTTGACGTAGTGGTCATAGAGAGAATGGAGCGCCGTCTGGATCGGCGGAGGCAGGCTGAGTGGATCGAGCACACCTGCCTTGGCGGTACCCTTCTTCGGGAGGCTGTAGCCCTGCTCCTTGAGGTGGTTCCACAGGTCCCGGTAGATCGGCATGTCGCCTTCGGGCAGATTGTCGGCGACGGGCACGCGGGGCAGCTTAACGATCCCGCACTCGATGGCGTCCATCAGAGAGAAGTCACTGACCGTCCAAGGGAACAGCGTTCCTTCGGCATAGCCTGAACCGCGCAGGAAGAATGGCGTGGCTGACAGATCGTACGTCGCGCGTACGCCAATCTTGCGATTCAGCGCTTCAATGCCCGAGATCCACAGGCGGGCAGCCACGTTGTTTTCCTTTGCCTCGTCTTTTTCCTCGCCCTTGAGGTCGCCCTCATCTTCCTTGTCCGGGCGCTCGCGATAGCAGTGATGGGCCTCGTCGTTGATGACCACGACGTTCTTCATGGCCAGCAGCTCGGAGCAGACGTCATGGAGCATCTGCCCCTCGGTCTGCAGCGAGCGCAATTTCTCGGGGCGGCCAGGCACGCGCCCTTCGATGAGGTCCTTCGTCACCTTTGACGCCTGGATCGTGTCGCGCAGCTTGAACGCGTGATAGTTCGTGATGATGATCTTCGCCTTGCCCATATCGGGTAACAGGTCGAGCGGCAGGATCTCGCGCGATCGGTAGTAACTTTCGGTGTCGTCCGGCAGCAGCACGCGCAGGCGGTCCTTGATCGTGATGCCGGGCGCGATGATCAGGAAACCGCGGCTGAACAGAGGGCTCGTCGGCGAGCGCACAGCGTTGACCGTCTGCCATGCGATCAACATAGACATGACTGTGGTCTTGCCGCTGCCCGTTGCCATCTTCATCGCGAGCCGCATTAGCTCGGGATTGGCATCGTTGTTGGCGTCGATGATCTGGTCCCAGATCGGCTTGAACTTGCGGTCACCTCGCGCGACCTCTGTTAGCCAGATCATGGTCTCGACGGCTTCGACCTGACAGAAGAACGGGCGCGGGCCGTTGAACTGGTGCGAACGCCAGTGAGTCAGCAGGCGGGCCGTCGCGGGCGTCACGCCCCAATCCGCCGGGTTCTTGAGGCTGCGCCAGCCTTCGACATGACGCCGGATTGTGTTGACCAACAGGTTGACGTCGTACTTCTGCTTTGACTTGGCGTCCTTATCGCGATCGAAGAGCGACGCATCCTCAGCATCGCCGCGCTTTCGTTTCCGCGGCTTTGGTACAGGCGTCAGCAGCTCAGACGGACGGCGGCGCTCGACAGGCGGCCCATCCAACGGTTGCCCTTCTTTGTCTAGCGGATGATGCCGCGTGGGCGGCAGATAGGGCGAGTTCAGAATTGGATGGTCGAAAAATGATGAAGCCACGCCCGCGCCCCGCCCATAAGCTGCACCCGGCTCAAGAAGAATCCCCAGCCCCCACCTCTATAGAGACCACTGGTCTTGAACGGAAAGGGCAACTTGTGGAAAACTCGTCCTCGTAACGGTCGGGCAGCAAATTGCAGCGAGCGAGGGCTCCTTTTAAACGATTAGCAGACACGGTCTTAGCCGGAGCGCGGCCATTCCGGCCTCCTCCCCAGATGTCAGCAAACTCGGCGAAGCCGAAGCTCTGCTATCGTGCGTTACTGGGAATCCGATAATCGCTAAGGGGGGCGAGCGGGTGTCACGACAATTAGCCCTCTAGCGTGACAGCTGACCGCTGCCGTCCTCGAATATCGCCGGATGAGGTTTTGAGAGCGCAAGTTGCGATCATAGCACTCCCCGATCGTCTGATTTGGCGCATCCTGGCGCGTGCTATTATCGATTTTTAACTGCAGATTCAGAGATGTAAAATTGCGCCTGAGCGAGCGAGAGTGAGTCTCGACGAGTGCTTGGAACTTCCTCTTAATCAGCGGGTCCACGGTTCGAGCCCGTGATCACCCAGCAAATATTTCAAGGACTTAGCGTTACGACGCATACGTCCTAAAAACTATAAACTCCTATAAACTTTTTGATTGCCACTTACGCAGCGGGCTTCCGTGACTCAGCTTTGACTGATGGCGGGCGGTATCTACCTCTAATTTTGCGCCTAGGGACGCGAGCCCTCAGCAACCCGCTTCGTTTTACAACTGCGAGCTCTATGCCCTAGGACCGCATTGAATGACGCCTCATACCAAGACGTCATTGGTCCACTGGTTCTTCTGTTGACTGTGAGGTTTCGAGAACTGATCCGCCACGGCCAGTGCCGCATCCGATCGGTGGAGACGACTTATACGGATTGATCGCGTCTAAGCTGAATTGCATAAGCGCCAGGGTTCTTATCCTGGCGCTTTCTTTGTCTGTAGCGCGATGATCTATTTTCGTGGGTCGTCATCAGGGTTGACGTACTTGATGTTCCACGGACCGGTCGCGGTAAGAAGAACGACAGTCTCTTCCTCGTTCCAAAGATAGTGCGGGTGATCGGCGGGTAACGTGAAGCTGGCTCCAGCTCCAAGCTTGTCTCCTTTTTGCCGATCCAGTTTTTCCCCCATGCCATTCCAAACCGTGCCCTTCAGCACGGTAACGACTTCTGCGAAGGGGTGCGTGTGAGAGGGAATTTCGTAGTTCGCAGGGAACTTGAGATAAGCCATGAAAACTCCGGGCTTGCTCGGGTCGCCCGCGATGAGAGCACTCTGCGCCTCGCCTGGGAGCAGCGCTTCATGCTTCCACGCGATGCTGTCCAATTCAAAATTTTCCATTTTAGGGACAGTCAACCGATTGATTTGATCGTCTTGCGCGAAAGCCAGCACAGGCACCACCGTTAGAAGAGCGCCAATGCAAACCGTTGAAAACCTCAGTCTCATCTCGCAGTCCTTTCAATATCCCCTAGGCAGTCTGCTTTTGTAGACTCAGCGAAGACGCCTCCAAACGCACCTTTTTGTGAAGAGAGCTGCAAACATAGCCTGCGTAATTCATATCTACTTGGCTCCTTCAATCCGGCCAGAATTGCTTCATCGTTCTTCGAAGCCAGTGAAGGTTTTCCGATTTTTCGTCAGCTTTGAATGCGAGCGGGAGCAGCATCAGAACTCAAACGTTCGAATACGGCGGAAAGCTATATTCCGCGGCGTGGCGCAAAGCCTGTCGCATATCGCGCGTACGTGTCGGTGCGCCGACTTCCTCGCCCGTTCGTCGATCATCTGCTGAAAATTTTATCTGCGGAACTTCGGCCAAAAGCGCCCGTTGAGACTTTGCTGCTGGGGAGCAACATCGGCTTAGGAGACGCAACTATGTTGAAATATTCCTTTGCTATCGGGGCTTTGCTGCTCGCGTCCCCAATGGCATTTGCACAAGGCGCCGGTGATACCGGCAAACAGGGCGGAGCGGGAATGTCCAGTTCCGCTCCAAGCTCATCCGGACCGGAGTCTTCCGGATCATCGCACGAGCGGTCTGGTGACCGGTCTGGCGCATCCTCCGGCGCGAGCGAAGGTGCTTCGGGTTCGAACTCGTCTGCTTCTGACGTTGCGCCAGGACATAGAAAAGAGGGCGGGTCTGCAAATTCAGTAGCGCCCGGCCACACAAAGTCTGGAGACTCGGCAAGCGACGTCGCACCCGGGCATAACAAGAAACTAGATAAATCGGATCGGCGATCGGAGTCGAAATCTAAGGCTACTGATCGGGACAATCGCGACCGCGCCGACACAAGTCGAGACCGCAACAGTAGAGAGAGTAACAGAAACGACGCCCGATCGCGTGATCGCGAAGGCGCATCGAGTGGCGCGAGCGAAGGGACGGAAGGTCGCTCTGGGCGTGATCGGGGATCGATCACGAGCGTAACATCAGAACAAAAGACAAAAGTTCGTTCTGTTTTTTCTCGTCATCACGTCGAGCCTGCACGCAACCTCAACGTTGCGGTCAGCGTCGGCGCGCGGATCCCACATTCCGTGCACCTGTACCCGGTTCCGGTAGAAATTATCGATATCGTACCGGCGTATCGGGACTACGAGTACATTATGCTTGAGGACAATCGCATAGCGATCGTCGATCCTGATACGTTTGAGATCGTCGATATCATCGTGCTCGCATAGATCAACCGAACTCCAATTCGGCTTGATCGGATGGAGCTAAAGAATGCCCCGGCGCTTCGTGACTCTGAGGACGTGGCGCCGTTTCCAGATCATTATCGAGAAGCGGACAAGGAAAAGCCGGCACGGTGCGTGTTCCGTGCCGGCGAAGTTCTCGCAGACCTTCACTATTGGAGGAAGCGCTAGGGCAGCGAGAAGACTGTCAGCGTACCGCCGAGGTTGGTGTACTGCTTGAGGCCAGCGTAGCCACCCACAGCACCGAGACCATCGGTCGGGTTCGTCAAGCCAGCTGCGAGACCGATACCGGCCCAGCCGCCGACACCCGACAACACTGCAACGTACTGCTTACCACCGTGGGTGTAAGTCATAGCGTTGCCGATGATGCCCGAAGGTGTCTTGAACTTGAACAGTTCCTTGCCGTCCTTCTGGTCGACTGCTTTGAAGTAGCCTTCAAGCGTGCCGTAGAAGGCGACGCCACCAGCGGTTGTCAGAGCGCCTGACCAGACCGAGAACTGCTCGGGCTTCGACCAGACAATCTTACCTTTCGCTGCATCCCAGGCGATGAAGTTACCCATGCCGCCGTGGCTATCGGGAGCCGGGAACATGGACAGCGTTGCGCCAACGTACGGCTGGCCAGCTGTGTACGAAACCTTGAAGGGTTCGTAGTCCATGCACACGTGGTTCGTTGGAACGTAGAACAAGCCTGTCAGCTTCGAGAACGAAGATGGCTGCATGTCCTTCGAGCCAAGAGCCGCCGGGCAGATGCCTTGTGTGTTTACGTCGGCACCTTGTCCGTCCTTGAACGTCGAGTACTTAGCGACGCGGATGGGGCGACCGTAGTTTGGACTTGCCTTATCCATATCGACGCCGCTTGCCCAGTTGACAGCCGGATCGAATTTTTCGGCGACGAGAAGTTCGCCCGTCTTGCGATTGAGCGTATAGGCAAAGCCGTTGCGGTCGAAGTGGACGACTGCCGGCGTCGATTTCCCTTCGATGTCGATATCGACGAGAACGTTTTCATTGACGCCGTCATAATCCCACTCGTCGAATGGCGTCATCTGGTAGGCCCAGGCTGCAACGCCCGTATCGACATCGCGCGCAATGATCGACATCGTCCACTTCTGGTCGATCGGCTTGCCATCGGGCCCAGCTCTTTGAGATGGGTTCCACGTCGACGGATTGGCCGAGCCGTAATAGACGAGGTTTGCTTCCGGATCATATGACCATCCGCCCCACGTCGTACCGCCACCGATCTTCCATTGATCGCCATTCCAGGTTTTCAAAGACGAGTCTTTGCCGACTGGCTTGCCAAGAGACATTGTCTTTTCGGGATCGAAAAGAATTTGGTCATCCGGGCCGACCGAATAGCCCCTCCAAACGCGCTTGCCGGTCTTGAGATCATAAGCCGTTGCATGGCCGTGAACGCCGAATTCGGCACCGGAAATCGCTGCGATAACCTTGTCTTTGGCGATCAGAACGACGTTCGTTGCCGTTTCACCGATCTTCGGGTTGCCGTTTGCGACTTTCCAGATTTCTTTTCCGGTCTTTGCATCGAGAGCGACAATATTGGTATCTGCTTGCTGCAGAATAATCTTGCCCTCGGCATAAGCCAGGCCGCGGTTGACCGTATCACAGCACATCACCGGAATGACCGACGGGTCCTGCTTCGGTTCGTATTTCCAGATGATCTTTTGCTCGTCCTTCAGGTCGAGAGCAAAGACGATGTTCGGGAACGGCGTGTGAAGATACATCACGTCGCCGATGACGAGCGGCGATCCTTCGTGTCCACGCAACACGCCCGTCGAGAACGTCCACGCGACTTTGAGATCGGCGACGTTCGAGGTGTTGATCTGGTCGAGCGTCGAGTAACGCGTGGCGCTGTAGTCGCCCGACTGCGAAGCCCAGTTGTTGGGATTGGCTTGGTTCTTTGTGACGTCTTCATTTGCAAGCGCTGGCGTGACGAGAGTCATGGCAGTAACGCTTGCGGCAAACATGAGTTTGCGCATTGTCGACTTCCTCCAACTTGCTTTGTTATCGAACCCTATTGATCAGGGTTCTCACCATTCGCCGGGCGCGTGTTTGGGGCTGCGTATGAGCCGTTGTGCCTGGTCGATTGGTAAAGTCATGTTGACGCAAAGTTGATCAGATCAGTAGTTCCGGTTCGGGATATTTTGGTAAGGCCACGCCCGACTTGGTTGCGAGATTATGCAATGTTTCATGATTTCAATGGATGACTCTTCCTCATCTGAGGCATGGCCATATGCAAGCCAACGCGCGTGGACCTATGCGGTCTTGATTTTCTGGATATATATTAGCTTCTGATGGAGCGTTGTTTGTAGGTCCATTGGAGGATGATTTGCAGCTTCCGCTTGAAGTGGACCGACGCTCGGCACTCAATCTTCAGACTCAAATTTTTGAACAAATACGCGGCATGATTCTCACCGGGCGGTTGCGTTCCGGGCAACGCCTGCCGAGCAGCCGTCATTTATGCCAGCAGTTGCGGGTCTCTCGGATCACGATCACGCTCGCTTTCGCGCGCCTTGCAGACGAAGGCTATGTTGAAACAGCAAAATCGCTCGGGACGTATGTTTCCCGCCAAATACCAGAACAAGCA is drawn from Hyphomicrobium methylovorum and contains these coding sequences:
- a CDS encoding DNA methyltransferase, yielding MAQGETRARNTDADPQIVWKGARIRLTDKQIEQLKEKGEIEIGDAQLVWRGKDEQDWSDLVVTAPPLYIQDKIHPQAIIDDLVRQSQEKRKGGQTADDDQLSMFADHFHDFNGLNDPEMRTEFYQHDQYWQNRMILGDSLAVMASLAERESLRGKVQCIYFDPPYGIKFNSNWQVSTQNTAVVDGKQTDVSREPEQVKAFRDTWKDGVHSYLTYLRDRLTVARELLSDSGSIFVQIGDENVHRVRALMDEVFGDENFVSLITLTKTSSATGDYLAGVADYILWFARARAQLKYRQSSRSKPLGAEDQLITISFCCMTALHDRQRLTNARDRFQRALTCLQLTSSNQQEAMEV
- a CDS encoding BPTD_3080 family restriction endonuclease; its protein translation is MASSFFDHPILNSPYLPPTRHHPLDKEGQPLDGPPVERRRPSELLTPVPKPRKRKRGDAEDASLFDRDKDAKSKQKYDVNLLVNTIRRHVEGWRSLKNPADWGVTPATARLLTHWRSHQFNGPRPFFCQVEAVETMIWLTEVARGDRKFKPIWDQIIDANNDANPELMRLAMKMATGSGKTTVMSMLIAWQTVNAVRSPTSPLFSRGFLIIAPGITIKDRLRVLLPDDTESYYRSREILPLDLLPDMGKAKIIITNYHAFKLRDTIQASKVTKDLIEGRVPGRPEKLRSLQTEGQMLHDVCSELLAMKNVVVINDEAHHCYRERPDKEDEGDLKGEEKDEAKENNVAARLWISGIEALNRKIGVRATYDLSATPFFLRGSGYAEGTLFPWTVSDFSLMDAIECGIVKLPRVPVADNLPEGDMPIYRDLWNHLKEQGYSLPKKGTAKAGVLDPLSLPPPIQTALHSLYDHYVKVFEEWKRAGITVPPVFIVVCNNTSTSKLVYEWIAGFERESEDGEKVREHSGHLELFRNYDNLGNRLARPNTILIDSAQIDSGGALDKDFREAAAAEIAQFQNEMRIRGASQKDIDNLEEADLLREVMNTVGKEGRLGEQIRCVVSVSMLTEGWDTNTVTHILGIRAFGTQLLCEQVVGRALRRQSYEVNEKGLFEVEYADILGIPFDFTATPVVPKPTKPKKATRIQAIKERQKLAISFPRVTGYRRDLADETIRAEFTSDSKLLGTPAMVGACRTLLEGIVGQGNEIGPDKHSSVFGDMRRSTMVMHVAKHLLFTRFKEPGEPAPMHLMTSLMSVTRRWFDEGYFECTGGTMEGMVTYIEIADRAADKIYLACQRAVGKDKSLRAILDPYNPRGSTNHVSFNTTKETLYATQTNKCHVNYVVCDSEWEAELARVVEAHPRVVTYVKNQGLQFEIPYRDGGIQKKYLPDFIVQVADGHGSDDPLNVVIEIKGFRGLDAQLKAETMSAMWVPAVNALETHGRWAFGEFRDVYEIEKAFAKLVDDGRVPVGR
- a CDS encoding cupin domain-containing protein, which translates into the protein MDSIAWKHEALLPGEAQSALIAGDPSKPGVFMAYLKFPANYEIPSHTHPFAEVVTVLKGTVWNGMGEKLDRQKGDKLGAGASFTLPADHPHYLWNEEETVVLLTATGPWNIKYVNPDDDPRK
- a CDS encoding DUF1236 domain-containing protein, which codes for MSSSAPSSSGPESSGSSHERSGDRSGASSGASEGASGSNSSASDVAPGHRKEGGSANSVAPGHTKSGDSASDVAPGHNKKLDKSDRRSESKSKATDRDNRDRADTSRDRNSRESNRNDARSRDREGASSGASEGTEGRSGRDRGSITSVTSEQKTKVRSVFSRHHVEPARNLNVAVSVGARIPHSVHLYPVPVEIIDIVPAYRDYEYIMLEDNRIAIVDPDTFEIVDIIVLA
- a CDS encoding methanol/ethanol family PQQ-dependent dehydrogenase — encoded protein: MTLVTPALANEDVTKNQANPNNWASQSGDYSATRYSTLDQINTSNVADLKVAWTFSTGVLRGHEGSPLVIGDVMYLHTPFPNIVFALDLKDEQKIIWKYEPKQDPSVIPVMCCDTVNRGLAYAEGKIILQQADTNIVALDAKTGKEIWKVANGNPKIGETATNVVLIAKDKVIAAISGAEFGVHGHATAYDLKTGKRVWRGYSVGPDDQILFDPEKTMSLGKPVGKDSSLKTWNGDQWKIGGGTTWGGWSYDPEANLVYYGSANPSTWNPSQRAGPDGKPIDQKWTMSIIARDVDTGVAAWAYQMTPFDEWDYDGVNENVLVDIDIEGKSTPAVVHFDRNGFAYTLNRKTGELLVAEKFDPAVNWASGVDMDKASPNYGRPIRVAKYSTFKDGQGADVNTQGICPAALGSKDMQPSSFSKLTGLFYVPTNHVCMDYEPFKVSYTAGQPYVGATLSMFPAPDSHGGMGNFIAWDAAKGKIVWSKPEQFSVWSGALTTAGGVAFYGTLEGYFKAVDQKDGKELFKFKTPSGIIGNAMTYTHGGKQYVAVLSGVGGWAGIGLAAGLTNPTDGLGAVGGYAGLKQYTNLGGTLTVFSLP